One Parafrankia irregularis DNA window includes the following coding sequences:
- a CDS encoding glycosyltransferase: MGGRGTGGARTDRRPAGADRSGGPVKVDGLAVVDGPSVVDGPTREAGDARGAAAGDRLLPPPAGQVSPAPAPSSRANPVTVLEVLPRMDLAGETIRAVNLLRRLDPAEFRLLFCVTSGAPGSLDEEIRSLGGEVYYCRADPSFPFAFHRLLRRVRPDIVHSGVATFSGVVLTVARAAGVRRRVAHFFTSTDRRGDSVRGRFQRALGRVLLDAFATDLIAVSEAAMRGLWRESWRLDPRCRVIYNGVELEPFGVAIAGQRPMPSLPELDELGDVAPPPLTVLHIARPDPVKNRSRAIEIVAAMCTRGLDVRLRFVGRQSPEETERLMTLAGGLGVSDRVEFLGERGDVPKLLVNSSLLLVTSLHEGLPSVVLEACAVGTPVLSSDLPGVAEIARVLPGITMLPLGTPNEIWASTAADLAVVPPTLDERREAMRRLRRSPFTMENWQRDITAVWS; this comes from the coding sequence ATGGGTGGCAGGGGCACGGGTGGTGCTCGGACCGATCGACGGCCTGCGGGCGCCGACCGGTCCGGCGGGCCGGTGAAGGTCGACGGGCTCGCGGTGGTCGACGGGCCGAGTGTGGTCGACGGGCCGACACGCGAGGCGGGGGACGCGCGCGGCGCGGCGGCCGGCGACCGGTTGCTCCCCCCGCCGGCCGGGCAGGTGAGCCCGGCTCCCGCCCCGTCCAGCCGCGCCAACCCGGTGACGGTGCTCGAGGTGCTGCCGAGGATGGACCTGGCCGGTGAGACGATTCGTGCCGTCAACCTGCTGCGACGGCTGGACCCGGCCGAGTTCCGGCTGCTGTTCTGCGTCACCTCGGGGGCGCCCGGATCGCTGGACGAGGAGATCCGGTCGCTCGGGGGCGAGGTGTACTACTGCCGCGCGGATCCGAGCTTCCCGTTCGCGTTCCACCGGCTGCTGCGCCGGGTCCGGCCCGACATCGTCCACTCCGGGGTGGCGACCTTCTCGGGGGTGGTGCTGACGGTTGCCCGGGCCGCCGGTGTGCGCCGCCGGGTGGCTCACTTCTTCACCAGTACGGATCGCCGCGGCGACAGCGTCCGCGGTCGGTTCCAGCGGGCGCTGGGCCGGGTCCTGCTGGATGCGTTCGCCACCGATCTGATCGCGGTCAGCGAGGCGGCCATGCGTGGGCTGTGGCGCGAGTCCTGGCGGCTGGATCCCCGGTGCCGGGTCATCTACAACGGCGTCGAGCTCGAGCCCTTCGGGGTGGCCATCGCCGGCCAGCGGCCGATGCCCTCCCTGCCGGAACTCGACGAGCTGGGGGACGTCGCACCGCCGCCGCTGACGGTCCTGCACATCGCCCGCCCGGATCCGGTGAAGAACCGGTCGCGCGCGATCGAGATCGTCGCGGCGATGTGTACCCGTGGGCTCGACGTGCGGCTGCGGTTCGTGGGCCGGCAGAGCCCGGAGGAGACCGAGCGGCTGATGACCCTCGCCGGCGGTCTGGGGGTGTCGGACCGGGTCGAGTTCCTCGGCGAGCGCGGCGATGTGCCCAAACTCCTGGTGAACTCGTCGCTGCTGCTGGTGACCTCGCTGCACGAGGGCCTGCCGAGCGTCGTGCTCGAGGCGTGCGCCGTCGGCACCCCGGTGCTGTCGTCGGATCTGCCGGGTGTCGCGGAGATCGCCCGGGTGCTGCCCGGGATCACCATGCTCCCGCTGGGAACGCCGAACGAGATCTGGGCCAGTACCGCCGCCGACCTGGCGGTCGTGCCGCCGACGCTGGACGAGCGTCGGGAAGCGATGCGCCGGCTGCGGCGATCTCCGTTCACGATGGAGAACTGGCAGCGCGACATCACGGCCGTGTGGTCGTAG
- a CDS encoding nucleotide sugar dehydrogenase, with translation MTSSGKLVVVGQGYVGLPLAMRAVEVGWRVVGVDVDISRVKRLVVGESYVEDIADGQLAAALASGRYEATTDYAAAAAFDVAVVTVPTPLREGVPDLSFVTDAARSLAPFVRPGATVVLESTTYPGTTEELFGPLLEELSGLTAGTDFRLGYSPERIDPGNKVWRLENTPKVVSGVDEASLRAVTAFYDSLVDSTVPVASTRTAELTKLLENTFRHVNIALVNELAMFAHELGADVWAAIDAASTKPFGFMPFRPGPGVGGHCLPIDPSYLSWRVRSRLGRSFRFVELANDINHHMPDHVVSRVTEILGRRGCSVRGSRILLLGLAYKRNTGDSRESPAARVAALLADRGAEVFAADPHVDPARVPGRIELVDADEEQTAAADLVVVLVDHDAFRRDIVLSHARAVLDTRHWLQPSAGSAAVPTAATTATAAAGVGALSGSARAFVPAQRSAPGRAMVESM, from the coding sequence ATGACTTCATCGGGAAAGCTGGTAGTGGTCGGCCAGGGGTATGTCGGTCTCCCGCTCGCGATGCGCGCGGTAGAGGTCGGCTGGCGGGTGGTGGGCGTCGACGTCGACATCAGTAGGGTCAAAAGGCTTGTGGTTGGTGAGTCCTATGTCGAGGACATCGCTGACGGTCAGCTGGCGGCGGCGCTTGCCTCTGGCAGGTACGAGGCGACGACCGACTACGCCGCGGCGGCGGCCTTCGATGTTGCGGTCGTCACCGTGCCCACCCCGCTGCGGGAGGGCGTACCTGACCTCAGTTTCGTGACGGACGCGGCACGGAGCCTGGCTCCCTTCGTGAGACCCGGGGCGACCGTGGTGCTGGAGTCAACGACCTACCCGGGCACGACCGAGGAACTGTTCGGGCCATTGCTGGAAGAACTGTCCGGTCTCACTGCCGGCACCGACTTCCGGCTTGGCTACTCGCCGGAACGTATCGATCCGGGGAACAAGGTCTGGCGGCTGGAGAACACTCCGAAGGTCGTTTCCGGTGTCGACGAGGCCTCGCTCAGGGCTGTGACCGCCTTCTATGACTCGCTGGTGGACAGCACCGTTCCGGTGGCCTCGACGAGGACCGCGGAACTCACCAAGCTCCTGGAAAACACCTTCCGCCACGTGAACATCGCTCTGGTCAACGAGCTCGCCATGTTTGCGCACGAGCTCGGCGCGGACGTCTGGGCGGCGATCGACGCCGCCTCCACCAAACCTTTCGGCTTCATGCCGTTCCGGCCGGGTCCCGGCGTCGGAGGTCATTGTCTTCCGATCGACCCGTCCTACCTGTCATGGCGCGTCCGGTCGCGGCTCGGTCGCAGCTTCAGGTTTGTCGAACTGGCCAACGATATCAATCACCACATGCCGGACCATGTGGTGAGCAGGGTGACCGAGATACTTGGCCGACGAGGATGTTCTGTGCGCGGAAGTCGTATTCTGCTGCTGGGGCTCGCCTACAAGAGGAACACCGGGGACTCGCGGGAGTCGCCAGCGGCCCGGGTGGCCGCGCTGCTGGCTGATCGCGGAGCGGAGGTCTTTGCGGCCGACCCGCACGTCGATCCCGCGCGGGTTCCGGGGCGGATCGAGCTGGTCGATGCCGACGAGGAGCAGACGGCGGCGGCGGACCTGGTTGTCGTGCTGGTCGATCACGACGCGTTCCGGCGCGACATCGTGTTGAGCCATGCCCGGGCCGTGCTGGACACCCGCCACTGGCTGCAGCCGTCCGCGGGGTCGGCGGCGGTGCCGACCGCAGCGACAACAGCGACCGCAGCGGCTGGCGTGGGTGCTCTGAGCGGCTCGGCGAGAGCCTTCGTTCCCGCGCAGCGCTCCGCGCCGGGGCGGGCCATGGTCGAGTCCATGTGA
- the wecB gene encoding non-hydrolyzing UDP-N-acetylglucosamine 2-epimerase, whose translation MTAVAPHAVVVAGARPNFIKVKPVIDALTADGVRTTLVHTGQHYDEAMSGVFFADLGLRPPDHHLEAGSGSHAVQTAAVMTAFEPLLLRLAPDVVVVVGDVNSTLACALVAAKAGVAVAHVEAGLRSGDRAMPEEINRIVTDRLSDLLFAPSPEGVAHLVAEGVPPESVHLVGNVMVDTLLACRERARARPTLAELGLRSGGYGLVTLHRPSNVDDPEVLDGLLAALGEIAGRCPLVFPVHPRTANRLVGRLPAGLRLLGPVGYLDCLALQMGARLVLTDSGGVQEESTVLGVPCLTLRDNTERPITVTEGTNRVVGRSPDAVVAAAFEWLERPPPPRCPALWDGRAGQRISAVLVRTFAGSGGGQDLRDGVRELPTPRVVTDRDTNLPMRS comes from the coding sequence GTGACCGCGGTCGCGCCGCACGCGGTCGTCGTCGCCGGGGCCCGGCCGAACTTCATCAAGGTGAAGCCCGTGATCGACGCGCTCACGGCTGACGGCGTCCGGACCACCCTCGTGCACACGGGGCAGCACTACGACGAGGCGATGAGCGGGGTCTTCTTCGCCGATCTCGGGCTGCGCCCACCGGATCACCACCTGGAGGCCGGCTCCGGATCCCATGCCGTGCAGACGGCCGCGGTGATGACCGCCTTCGAGCCGTTGCTGCTGCGCCTGGCCCCCGATGTCGTGGTCGTGGTCGGGGACGTGAACTCGACGCTCGCCTGCGCGCTGGTCGCGGCGAAGGCCGGGGTCGCGGTGGCGCACGTCGAGGCCGGCCTGCGTAGCGGCGACCGGGCGATGCCGGAGGAGATCAATCGGATCGTCACCGACCGGCTGTCGGACCTGCTGTTCGCACCCAGCCCCGAGGGCGTGGCGCACCTGGTCGCGGAGGGCGTGCCGCCGGAGTCGGTGCATCTGGTCGGCAATGTCATGGTCGACACGCTGCTGGCGTGCCGGGAGCGGGCCCGTGCCCGGCCCACGCTCGCCGAGCTGGGCCTGCGTTCGGGCGGGTACGGACTGGTGACCCTGCACCGGCCGAGCAATGTCGACGACCCCGAGGTGCTCGACGGCCTGCTCGCGGCACTGGGCGAGATCGCCGGCCGATGCCCGCTGGTGTTCCCCGTCCACCCGCGTACCGCCAACCGGCTGGTCGGTCGACTCCCGGCCGGTCTGCGGCTGCTCGGACCGGTGGGTTACCTCGACTGCCTCGCGCTGCAGATGGGAGCGCGTCTGGTGCTCACCGACTCGGGTGGCGTGCAGGAGGAGTCGACGGTTCTCGGAGTGCCGTGCCTGACCTTGCGGGACAACACCGAGCGCCCGATCACCGTCACAGAGGGGACCAACCGGGTGGTGGGCCGTTCCCCGGATGCGGTGGTCGCCGCGGCGTTCGAATGGCTGGAACGGCCGCCTCCGCCGCGATGTCCGGCGCTGTGGGACGGGCGTGCCGGTCAACGGATCTCCGCCGTGCTCGTCCGGACTTTCGCCGGCAGCGGCGGCGGGCAGGATCTGCGCGACGGAGTTCGAGAGCTCCCCACCCCGCGAGTGGTAACTGACCGTGACACGAACTTGCCGATGCGTAGCTGA
- a CDS encoding bi-domain-containing oxidoreductase: protein MRQVVQDAGGGEVRVVDSPVPSIGATEVLVETTATIVSVGTERAVTTLARSGLLAKARARPDLVRRVAEKARADGIGEAVRSVRDRLASELPLGYSGAGRVVRVGDAVEGIRPGDLVATGGAGRANHAEFQAVPGLLCARVPAGVPDADAAFATIAAIALHGLRLAEVGPGAKVVVVGLGLIGQLASRIALASGCEVAGVDLADLPLDTAAATGVRALRESGEATTAAVREWSRGRGADAVLICAAGRSGDPVMRATEFARDRAQLVVVGDVPLGLTRAPFYEKELVLRFARSYGPGRYERSYEEWGVDYPAGQVRWTEGRNQEAVLDLLASGRLSVADLITHTFPIERAAAAYDLVATRREPYLAIRFDYPRRTGPVEHALPPDGGPRLQSAPSTDGSAAGEPREVGPRTQRVTRGAGTPGGRRGDRIGWIGAGNFSGSVLLPAFRAAGFGRFTSVASASGRSARAFADRHGFEGAAAGVEELLDDDDIDVVVIATPHSTHAQLAAAALERGRHVWCEKPLALDLAELEMVERAADAGGGVLMVGLNRRFSPAVVAARRRLAERDGPLSLIYRVAAGPVPADHWYGDRVEGGRLLGEVCHFIDTCAALAGSRVETAIAVPGRGGEVLLAEDLSVTLRHVDGTLSTVAYSSARPRACRKELVEALAGRRHLRIDDFRELVIDGTSEWKGAQDKGHRAAVAAFLRMCRGGATDVTAELIASSRATLAAAASLGTGLPQPTGSPRSATAAVAATAVAAVAVAKEPADIDLAGARRAGTEQVGQPAVPAARGVGADSMPPEGQASPVLREEGEPTR, encoded by the coding sequence CGCGGGCACGTCCCGATCTTGTCCGCCGGGTGGCGGAGAAGGCCCGAGCGGACGGCATAGGCGAGGCGGTCCGCTCGGTCCGTGACCGCCTCGCGTCCGAGCTGCCACTCGGTTACAGCGGGGCTGGCCGGGTCGTCCGCGTCGGCGACGCCGTCGAGGGCATCCGCCCCGGCGACCTGGTGGCCACCGGTGGCGCTGGCCGGGCGAACCATGCCGAGTTCCAGGCGGTTCCGGGGCTGTTGTGCGCGAGAGTGCCGGCCGGGGTCCCCGACGCCGATGCCGCCTTCGCGACCATCGCCGCCATCGCGCTGCACGGGCTCCGTCTCGCCGAGGTCGGCCCGGGAGCCAAGGTGGTCGTCGTCGGGCTGGGTCTCATCGGCCAACTCGCCTCCCGTATCGCGCTGGCCAGCGGATGCGAGGTGGCCGGCGTCGACCTCGCGGACCTGCCCCTGGACACCGCTGCCGCGACCGGTGTGCGGGCGTTGCGGGAGTCCGGCGAGGCGACCACGGCCGCGGTGCGGGAGTGGAGCCGCGGGCGCGGGGCGGACGCGGTGCTGATCTGCGCGGCGGGCCGGTCCGGTGATCCGGTGATGCGGGCGACGGAGTTCGCCCGCGACCGGGCCCAGCTCGTCGTCGTCGGGGACGTCCCACTGGGGCTGACGCGCGCGCCGTTCTACGAGAAGGAACTCGTCCTGCGCTTCGCGCGCTCCTACGGGCCCGGTCGCTACGAGCGTAGCTACGAGGAATGGGGTGTGGACTACCCGGCGGGCCAGGTCCGCTGGACGGAGGGCCGCAACCAGGAAGCGGTGCTCGACCTGCTTGCCTCCGGCAGGCTGTCCGTGGCCGACCTGATCACCCACACCTTCCCGATTGAGCGGGCCGCGGCAGCCTATGACCTGGTGGCGACGCGCCGAGAGCCGTACCTGGCCATCCGGTTCGACTACCCGCGCCGCACCGGGCCGGTGGAACACGCCCTGCCGCCGGATGGCGGTCCGCGCCTGCAGAGCGCCCCATCCACCGACGGTTCCGCGGCGGGGGAGCCCCGGGAGGTTGGGCCGCGCACGCAGCGGGTGACACGTGGGGCTGGTACTCCTGGCGGGCGTCGCGGTGATCGGATCGGTTGGATCGGCGCGGGGAACTTCTCCGGCTCGGTGCTGCTGCCAGCCTTCAGAGCGGCGGGTTTCGGCCGTTTCACCAGTGTCGCTTCGGCCAGTGGGCGATCAGCGCGCGCCTTCGCCGACCGGCACGGCTTCGAGGGCGCCGCGGCCGGAGTCGAGGAGCTGCTCGATGATGACGACATCGACGTCGTTGTGATCGCGACACCGCACTCGACGCACGCCCAACTGGCCGCGGCGGCCCTCGAACGGGGCCGGCATGTGTGGTGCGAGAAGCCCCTGGCTCTTGACCTGGCCGAGCTCGAGATGGTTGAGCGGGCGGCGGACGCGGGCGGTGGGGTCCTCATGGTGGGCCTCAACCGCAGGTTCTCCCCGGCGGTCGTCGCGGCCCGCCGGCGGCTGGCGGAGCGGGACGGCCCGCTGAGCCTGATCTACCGGGTCGCCGCCGGTCCCGTACCCGCCGACCACTGGTATGGCGACCGGGTCGAGGGCGGCCGGCTCCTCGGCGAGGTCTGCCATTTCATCGACACCTGCGCGGCGCTGGCGGGTAGCCGGGTCGAGACGGCGATTGCCGTGCCCGGCCGCGGTGGTGAGGTGCTGTTGGCCGAAGACCTGTCCGTGACCTTGCGGCACGTCGACGGCACCCTGTCGACCGTCGCGTACAGCTCGGCCCGCCCCCGGGCCTGCCGGAAGGAGCTGGTCGAGGCTCTCGCCGGCCGGCGTCACCTGCGGATCGACGACTTCCGGGAGCTGGTGATCGATGGCACCTCGGAATGGAAGGGCGCGCAGGACAAGGGACACCGTGCGGCAGTCGCCGCGTTCCTGCGGATGTGTCGCGGCGGTGCGACGGACGTGACTGCCGAACTGATCGCGTCGTCCCGGGCGACGCTCGCCGCCGCCGCGAGCCTCGGCACCGGCCTTCCGCAGCCAACAGGCTCTCCGCGGTCGGCGACGGCGGCGGTGGCGGCGACGGCGGTGGCGGCGGTGGCGGTGGCGAAGGAGCCGGCTGACATCGACCTCGCTGGTGCTCGCCGGGCGGGAACGGAGCAGGTGGGCCAGCCAGCGGTGCCGGCAGCGCGGGGAGTGGGCGCGGACAGCATGCCGCCGGAGGGCCAGGCCTCTCCCGTGCTGCGAGAAGAAGGCGAGCCAACCCGCTGA